In the Apteryx mantelli isolate bAptMan1 chromosome 1, bAptMan1.hap1, whole genome shotgun sequence genome, one interval contains:
- the STYK1 gene encoding LOW QUALITY PROTEIN: tyrosine-protein kinase STYK1 (The sequence of the model RefSeq protein was modified relative to this genomic sequence to represent the inferred CDS: inserted 3 bases in 2 codons; deleted 1 base in 1 codon; substituted 3 bases at 3 genomic stop codons), translating to MAGDVRRFTHMLLECSSNDKLYVVHEYQTEVIIIPVLLMGAFIILLSVILWLHCRSMRTKQEESSLSGHKLNDKNQQESSLAENPYIQLSETTVESLLNCVSLTLKELEIPXEKLSPGILELINHGSYGSIYRAELKTENPRRTRTVILKALQDLAGPQEIKDFLGRIKFHQNLGHHENLVELVGCCVDQLPLYMVMEDVSPGGLLTFLWTCRKDVMAMDGIPYDITERQVYEVGQNVAAALGYLXQKKLFHGDVAARNVFLQHNFTAKLCGLGLAYEXHTYGASSVTQTVPLKWQAPERLLKKAPSIKADIWSFGILLXEMVTLGAPPYPEVPPSDILQHLQKRNIMKRPSSCQQAMYSIMKSXWQWNATSWPSPADLIQCLQKAIKSSNDHAVLQVPEMAVPEFYANVAGVDVGSLVSDYTVL from the exons ATGGCAGGGGATGTAAGAAGATTCACACACATGCTACTGGAATGCAGCAGCAATGACAAGCTATATG TTGTGCATGAATATCAGACTGAAGTGATCATTATCCCAGTTCTCCTCATGGGTGCTTTTATCATCCTG TTAAGTGTGATCCTTTGGCTCCACTGTCGAAGCATGAGAACAAAGCAGGAGGAATCATCACTATCTGGACACAAAT TGAATGACAAGAACCAGCAGGAATCCAGCTTAGCAGAGAACCCCTACATCCAGCTGAGTGAGACAACTGTGGAGAGTCTGCTAAATTGTGTATCCTTGACTCTCAAAGAACTGGAGATACCATGAGAGAAACTCTCACCAGGCATCTTGGAACTGATAAACCATGGCAGCTATGGGAGTATCTACAGGGCAGAATTGAAAACTGAGAACCCCAGGAGGACTAGGACTGTCATACTGAAAGCCTTACAAG ACCTGGCTGGTCCCCAGGAAATAAAGGATTTCCTGGGAAGGATTAAATTCCATCAAAATCTTGGCCATCATGAGAATCTGGTTGAATTGGTTGGATGCTGTGTAGACCAGCTCCCACTTTATATGGTCATGGAGGATGTGTCTCCTGGTGGCCTGTTGACCTTTTTATGGACATGTCGGAAG GATGTAATGGCAATGGATGGTATCCCCTATGACATCACTGAGAGGCAGGTATATGAAGTTGGACAGAATGTTGCAGCAGCTCTG GGTTACCTCTAGCAGAAGAAGTTGTTCCATGGTGATGTTGCTGCCAGGAATGTCTTCCTTCAACACAACTTCACTGCCAAACTCTGCGGTTTAGGACTGGCCTATGA ACACACATATGGTGCCAGCTCAGTCACACAGACTGTGCCCCTCAAGTGGCAGGCACCAGAGCGACTCCTGAAGAAAGCCCCCAGCATCAAGGCAGAcat atGGTCTTTTGGAATTCTACTATAAGAAATGGTTACATTAG GTGCTCCACCATATCCTGAGGTGCCACCTTCCGACATTCTACAACACCTGCAGAAACGGAACATCATGAAACGGCCCTCAAGCTGCCAGCAAGCCAT GTATAGCATCATGAAGT TCTGGCAGTGGAATGCAACTAGCTGGCCTTCCCCAGCAGACCTGATCCAGTGCCTACAAAAAGCTATAAAGTCAAGCAATGACCATGCAGTATTGCAGGTGCCTGAGATGGCGGTGCCTGAATTCTATGCTAATGTTGCTGGTGTTGATGTGGGCAGTCTGGTGAGTGACTACACTGTACTCTAA
- the SYCE3 gene encoding synaptonemal complex central element protein 3 yields MAKSEPRERNYDNMVKMVEDLNRDLEKLLEEMEKLSVQATWMAYDMVVTRTNPDLANSMRQLENAFLNCKEEMEKKWQEVLRESNSEEQKNE; encoded by the exons ATGGCCAAATCAGAACCTCGGGAAAGAAACTATGATAACATGGTAAAGATGGTGGAGGACCTGAACAGGGACTTGGAAAAACTTCTGGAGGAAATGGAAAAACTATCAG TGCAGGCAACCTGGATGGCTTATGACATGGTAGTAACGCGTACAAACCCAGACCTGGCCAACTCCATGAGGCAACTGGAAAATGCCTTCCTGAATTGCAAAGAAGAGATGGAGAAGAAATGGCAAGAGGTGCTAAGGGAATCTAACAGTGAAGagcaaaaaaatgaataa